TTCTGGTCCTCATTGACAGTAAGTCATGTTTTAGCGTCCGGCTGGGTAGAGTGGATGTCTGTTTGGATGAATGGCAGGGCCCCTATCAGCCTGCTGGAGTGAAATGAAAAGGGGAAGACGTGCTCATGCCATTCTCTGTGCGTACacgccctctctcccccctcagaTTCAGTAAACATAGTGAGCCTGGACGGAACGCCAACGAGCCACAGGATGTTACAAGCTCAGACCACTTTCAGTTTTGATGTGGAGGCGGTAGGTGAGTAGAGGAGTGCAGTCGTTCGCTGTTGTGAGGTTCACGAGGTGTGAGGAAATAGAGGCCGAAAAcgtaatgtctgtctgtctgtctcagtgtaTTTCGACAACAGTCTGATGGCTTTGTGGCGTCACGGCTGGCAGAGGCGAGGAGAGGGCTCAGAAATACTGCAGGAGTACACAGACCTGAAGAAGATCTATCGTCTAGTGGGAACAGACCGGTATGTGTGCCTGCATATTCTCATtggatacacacaaacacatgtacagttaagcccaaaagtattcatacccatgtcacattttgagccatagtgaatttttgTTTGACCAATACGTTTCTTCTGGCAGGAAAGGACATAAACAAGTGAAAAAACacaataagacattgtgctggagatacaaatgaatgacGTAACTagttctgttttttgtttgttttttattacgAAAAATGCCATGCCCAACATTATTCATAtcccttgaaattgttgcagaaaatgcatgtttctataccatttaaaatggtctaaaatttccaccatgagagagcgTTCTATTCACCTATAAATTGAGgacagctgaacagcagtagttctctatttagttactagtcaactgtaaatcatggctaaaaacagaaatagttaccTTATTCATTTGTACCTCCACcacaatgtcttaccgtgttttgtcacttgtttatgtcatttccagccagaagaaacctattcgtcaaataaaaattcactgtGGCTCAAAAGTTGGCATGGGTATTAaaacttttgggcttaactgtacataaacaccaacacacacacacaaacactcacacgcccacatataaacacacataaaaaaatgtaaatatagttTTGATTAACCCAGGATGGTTGTCTTGGAGACACGGCCGAGTGATGACCATTCAGGCCTCTGTAACCTGTATATCCTGGAGATTGCTGAGAACTACGTCCAAGTACCATGAGAAGCCTAGCACACGGCACCAAGCTCAAAGTAGCACCCACAATCACTTCAAGAACCTGCCATGGCACTGTGTCCATGACCAACAATACTGCCTTGCTGCTGGGCTGAAGGAGCAAAGACTGAATGTATCCCTCACCAACTGAGAGCCGAGGGAGTGCTTCCACTGCTAGCTCACGCAGTCAGAGACGTCCGCGTATACCTGGACAAACGTGTGTATTCATTCCTCCACAGAGGCCTATTTATCCGGTTAAGGAACTACAGTTCTGGCCTTCTTTGTTCATCCCTGCTGAGCCACATATAGGATTCCCATCATAATGTATTCTAATAAAAGGGGACATTTACTAAATAAAGATGGCCCAGTTCTGACTTCTTGTTTTAGAGcagtcatttacatttcaacCTAGACACGTTATTCTGAATGGAACTAGAAACTTATTTTTAGGTACTCACCGAAACCCACACACTGAAATTAAAATGGTCCTAGGGGATCTTGGGGGTAAAACTCTGGGGAAACCCATAAAAGTTCCCCCTTTACTATACTACCCTTTCAAAAGAATGTTTTTTCTAACATAAACAGAAATTGATTGATCTGTGTAGAAATGTTTCAATGAGGAAATAACAGAGGGATTTCTACCATTGTTCGTTAGTGTACTTAAGGAGATTACCACCACTTCAAGTGACTTGGTTGAAAGACAGGGAGGGTGCAGTTTTTCCATTTGATAACAGAAGCTGGTCACATTTCTACAAATTCTACTTCAAATGACTTGGCCTGAtgctgcatttatttttttctcgcAAATTTGGCCTTTAAACTCTTACTAGAGTATGTACTAATGTTTGTCCTGTGTGAAGGCCTTTCTATGTGTGCAGATTTTGATGACAACCTCTAGGGAGTTGTTGTTTCAGCCTACACagcagatatatatatatacaatatttcTTAAACGCTGACAATATGGATTCCAAATGCAAAAAAGTAACACTCAGGACCAGTTCAGGTCTACACTGTAGGTCAGCATTGAAGAATGATTATAAATGTATCAAATGGCAGTGCACGCTTGAAGTCTTCAGTAGTTGTGTTATTTCTGATCCAACTCCTACTTAATGAAAAGAGATGTTGACCAGGAAAGCGAACTGCACAGGTAATAAACACAAAACACGGTGGATTTaattaagaaaagaaaaagggacaagggtttatttttaaatgacatgtttACGAGTACATCGACTAATACTAGTAAGTTTAAACAAcaagaaaatatgaaatgtcACAATTGTAGATGGCTGCAAACTGATGTGGTTTTATATTAAACTGCAGCTGAATGAGATTGCCAGTCCATGAGGAGTAGCCAGAGCCATCTACACCGTCAATAGCTAGCAGCGCCTTCACAAACTAGAACGCGTTCCCTAGCTAAGGTATTGCATGTATCAACCAATGGTTGCTTGCAACGTCATTAACCACGTCATCGACTGACTGATTGCAATAACATGATGAGGGAAATTGATACTTCAAATACCCATCCAGGAGTTGTAAGATTTGCCACCAGTCAGCCCTCTGAGCAAACGAACGCGCCTCACGGCTGGTCTATAGTCCGTTCGTTGACAGACGTGAACTTGCAGCACGGTTCAAACACTAAAGGGGCATGGAACCCGCGTTGATGATGGATGACCGATACCGCTAGGCTACATAATCATGGCACTTGAAGAAGATCAGTCAGTATTTTCGCTCGATATTCTTagaaaaattgcttaaataaccaTTAATGTATTAGACCTATTACAGGCTAACTAATTATGCACGTCGCTCCCATTTTCATTCTAGTTTCGAGTATTATTTCCAGGTCAAAATCTCAGTTTCCTGTGCGGCTTGTTTGTACTAAAAATGGCCGGTGATGGAGGCGCTCTGAAGGATATAAATGAGATTAAATCCCAGTTCAGGACTAGAGAGGGTTTTTACAAGCTGCTCACCCTCTCGGATTCACAACAACGAGGCGGACTACCTCGGGGTCCGTCCACAGGTAACACGGTGGGCCCCGGGGGTGGACCGGGTTCGATACCCGGTGGTGGTGTAGGTCTGGTGCAAGGGCCTGGAGCTGCCTCCAATGCCGCAGCAAACTCCTCTCCGGCGGGCTTCCTCCCTCCTGTCAGGGTCTCCATGGTGAAGCTTCAGCCAGAGGACCCGAGCGAAGAATCAGAGAGAGTGTGTTTTAACATCGGAAGAGAGCTTTATTTCTACACCTACACAAATATCAAGAAGGTAAGTTAGATAACGTAGCCGGCTCTAATTGATCAATACTCGACTGAGATTGATATGCTTACGTTAGCTAATTTGCTAGCTAGTTGTAAATGTATGTGACACTCAGTTGCTCTGTCTCAGTCGCAGACTATTTTGCTCATGTTTCCGTCCAAATTCGCATAACCTTTAAAATCCAAAGAAAATGGGAATAcgttcattttgaagaaaaacatttgttctaAAGCATCAGTCTACAAAACGTTGCATGCATGTAAAGCTTTGTATAGGGTACGAGTAGAATGATAGTGTTTCAGCGTTTCTGAAATACAGTTGTGAGAATGTAACCGCATATGATCTTGGAAATTACAGCGTCATTGTAAAAACAAGTGGATGTTTTCTGCTTTACAAAATACTTACAATTTGAATGATTGTTTCGTTCTCGAATTTTCAAACTGTCCCATAAGCTAATAATAAGATGTAATGTGCACCTTATCGAACTACCATAAAGGGGGCGAATACTGAAATCGAACAACCTggcctgtttgttttctttgtaggCTGTGGACCTCAGTAAACCCATAGACAAGCGTATCTACAAGGGCACCCAGCCCACTTGTCATGACTTCAACCAGTACTCTGCCACAGCTGACAGTGTGGCCCTCATTGTGGGCTTCTCCGCAGGCCAGGTTCAATACCTGGACCCCATAAAGAAGGAGACAAGCAAGCTCTTTAATGAGGAGGTATGTTTGTGTTGTGGACTGGTTTGTTAGTCTGCCTTTCTCTTCTACTATGGGTTGGGAGGAGGGTTGAGCTACAGGCTAGGTTTGTGTTGCTATTTGTTTTAAATCATATGATAATTTTGAACAGACATTTTTCTATCTTTTGAAGTCTTCTTAGACAATGTTCTTAATTAAATTCAGGAGATGAAGTGTGatgtctgaatacttatttttACCTTTGCTCGGTTTCTCCTGAGTCAATTAACCTCCTCTAGACCTGTAGATGTAAGACCACTTTCTCTTCTGTTCTAGTGGCCTCGCACTGCTCAGAGCATGTAACCATTTTCCTCGCACAGCTCAGAGCATGTAACCTTAAAGCGTCCAAGAACAGACATTTTACTCATACTCATGTGGTCCCTGTGCAATAGACAGGCACTTTATGGAGATGTTCAAAGAATGTTTTAATGCAgcggttcccaaccaggggtactaggacccctgggggtacttggcctctccacagggggtacttgaaaaacactcatgacaccatagacttactagtgaaattaacatgagggggtacatcaggggtactgaaagcagtgcaaaaaaaaatgttggggtacagtaactaaaaaaggttgggagacactgtttTAATGTATATGGCCGTCCCATCAAATAATCCTTTTACACATATTTTAATGTATGGTATGCCTAAacactgtaataaaataaataacaacaattatttataaataaaaaaaatattttggtcatACACTGTTATTTGTTGTGAGGTATTTACCATGTTTACGAAGACGCTTCAATTAGGGTATTTAAAATCATTTAGCTAATGTAAAGTCTGGTCAGTCACAATGAAAGACCTTTTAAAAGTTTTAGACGAGTGATTACTGATCCAAGAGAGTCCCagtaccggataagcggatgaagatgagagagtcATTGGAACAAGTCTTACGAGGGCAACAACAATTACACTGTTTACAATCATACTGCAGGATTCAATGCCAAGATGCCTGTTACGTTATTCCAGATATTACAACCAGTAAAAAAGCGATTGGTTGGTCTGgcaaattaaattagaatttaATCGTCACCATTGCAGTATTTTCGCTAGCCACGTTTACCCATTTATGTGAACACCTGCAACGTTGTTAGTTACCACGGTCATCAGAGGTGGGTCTACGTTATTAGTTACCACGGTCATCAGAGGTGGGTCTACGTTGTTAGTTACCACGGTCATCAGAGGTGGGTCTACGTTGTTAGTTACCACGGTCATCAGAGGTGGGTCTACGTTGTTAGTTACCACGGTCATCAGAGGTGGGTCTACGTTGTTAGTTACCACGGTCATCAGAGGTGGGTCTACGTTGTTAGTTACCATGGTCATCAGAGGTGTTCTGTAAGGTGTGCAGCTGCCGTTGCTTCATTGTTTGGTAATTCCCCTTGATTTGCGACTATTCATTGGACATCAACACTGTCTATAATTTGTGGTATCTTAAAACCCGATGTAAGCAGATATAAGCTTTTATTATTGATTTAACTCCTGTCTCAGAGTTTGCTGGCAGTGTCTTAACGTACTCTGAGCTTagagtttttgttgttgttgtcttaaAACGGGTTTGAAAATAATTCTTAGGACTTTTTTCAGATcatttggagagagagaggcctgaATTATATCATTCACTTGTTTTGCTATGACAGAAGGGCAACATGTTGGCATGAAGCTGGACATGCATCCATAAAACGTCTAACCTCTCAGAAACGGTCTtaggaaaatgtttttaaaatcagTTTGAAGACCTAAGCAAAAACCCTGAACTCCGAGGAGATTTTAGGACATGGTCAAAGGTGCCTGATCCTACTAATGGCTTGTCCCTCCCCTATACTGGTGTCATTATGTCCTGATGCAGATAAGACGTGTCAAGCAAATGTGCTAATCAATGCAAAATGCTCAAACTGTGGCATGCATAACCTTTTTAAACAAATCTTGATATATTTACAATAGAGTGATAGATGTATCGGCACTGAATCATAGCGTggctataattattattattattatgttgacATTATCACCTCTATAGCAACACTCTACCTGTATAACAGGCCGCTGTCATACAGAACCAAACTCTGTGGAAACTGCATATGAATGTGTACAGCATTTACAGACTTTAATCTTGACTGTCCAAATGAAGTATAAGCCAGACTTTAATAAAAGATATTCATGCGTGTCATGCTGTGCAAGAGTTTAGATATCTGCCACAACCGCTTTGAATCAGCTGAAGTTGTTTTACAAGATCCtaatcatgtttaaaaaaaacggcATGCTACTTATTGTTTTAGCCATAACATTTCACACAAGCTTTTCTTTCACCATACACATTATTTTGAGAACCAACCCGTAAAATTGAAGTCCCTAATGACGCGTGTAGAGAACCCAGAAGAACTGTCTTATCTCATTGCCTTTAAAGAAAACCAGGGAGGAGTTTaggaacaacattttaaaaaactgGGCCTTGATGTAATTTTATTCAGATCAGTTCAGATGTTGTCCTCTGCCAGATCCATATCTTATCGCTATTGCTGCACTTTTACAGATAAGAGTTGTAAACGTTCTAGTGTTGCTAAAACCAGTGTCATTCTCACACCCACATGTTGCGTTTCAGAGATTGATAGACAAGTCCAAGGTGACCTGTCTGAAATGGCTGCCCAAGTCAGAGAACCTGTTCCTGGCCTCCCATGCCAGCGGGCACCTCTACCTCTACAACGTGGATCACCCATGCGGCACTGCCGCCCCACAGTACTCCCTGCTGCGCCAAGGCGAGGGCTTCGCCGTGTACGCCTGCAAGACCAAAACGCCCCGCAATCCGCTGCTGCGCTGGGCCGTGGGCGACGGCGGCCTCAACGAGTTTGCCTTCTCACCGGACGGCGTGCACGTGGCGTGCGTGGGCCAGGACGGCTGCCTGCGCGTCTTCCACTTTGACTCCATGGAGCTGCAGGGCGTGATGAAGAGCTACTTCGGCGGCCTGCTCTGCGTCTCCTGGAGCCCAGACGGGAAGTACCTGGCCACGGGCGGCGAGGACGACCTCGTGACGGTGTGGTCGTTCGCGGAGAGCCGAGTGGTGGCCCGGGGACACGGCCACAAGTCCTGGGTGAACGTGGTGGCCTTCGACCCCTTCACCACCAGCCTGGAGGACGAGGAGCCCATGGAGTTGAGTGGCAGTGAGGAGGActtgcagcagggggcgctgcaCTTTGGCCGCGTGCGCACGAGCAGCACACTGTCCCGCCTCTCCCGTCACAGCTCCAAGGGCGGCTCGCCCTCCGTCACCTACCGCTTCGGCTCGGTGGGCCAGGACACCCAGTTCTGCCTGTGGGACCTGACGGACGACGTGCTGTACCCGCGGCTGCCCCTTTCCCGTGCCCTCACCAACACCTTCGGCCCCGCCATTCCCGCCTCCATCAGCGGCGCCATCAACAACACTTCCGGGGGCAGTGGTGGGGTGGTAGGTGGGGTGGAGGGCCATCACCACCCCACCACTAGCCCCCACCAGCCCCCTGCCATGCCCCTgcccctccctcgctccctgtCGCGGTCcaactccctcccccacccgGCCGTGGCCAACGTCTCCAAGGGCCAGGGTGCGgcggagggaggtggggggagcgGAGGGGGCAACTCCACCCCGTTCAGTATCGGCCGCTTCGCCACCCTCTCCCTGCAGGAGCGGAAGTCGGACAAGTCCGGGGGCGCCGGGGGCGGCGGGGAGAAGGAGCACAAGCGCTACCACAGCCTGGGCAACATCAGCAAGAGCAACGACAAGATCAACGTGGCGCCGCGCAGCAGCCGCCTGGACGCCGCCAAAGTGCTGGGCACCACGCTGTGCCCGCGCATGAACGAGGTGCCCCTCCTGGAGCCGCTGGTGTGTAAGAAAATCGCCCACGAGCGGCTGACCGTGCTGGTGTTCATGGACGACTGCATCATCACCGCCTGCCAGGAGGGCCTGATCTGCACCTGGGCCCGGCCGGGAAAAGCGGTGAGTCTGGGCAACAGAACAACACCTGTCAATGCTGTTCCGCTTCCCACGGTACAAAACGGGTTACAGTACTTCTAGTT
The sequence above is a segment of the Esox lucius isolate fEsoLuc1 chromosome 1, fEsoLuc1.pri, whole genome shotgun sequence genome. Coding sequences within it:
- the zmp:0000000529 gene encoding WD repeat-containing protein 20 — its product is MAGDGGALKDINEIKSQFRTREGFYKLLTLSDSQQRGGLPRGPSTGNTVGPGGGPGSIPGGGVGLVQGPGAASNAAANSSPAGFLPPVRVSMVKLQPEDPSEESERVCFNIGRELYFYTYTNIKKAVDLSKPIDKRIYKGTQPTCHDFNQYSATADSVALIVGFSAGQVQYLDPIKKETSKLFNEERLIDKSKVTCLKWLPKSENLFLASHASGHLYLYNVDHPCGTAAPQYSLLRQGEGFAVYACKTKTPRNPLLRWAVGDGGLNEFAFSPDGVHVACVGQDGCLRVFHFDSMELQGVMKSYFGGLLCVSWSPDGKYLATGGEDDLVTVWSFAESRVVARGHGHKSWVNVVAFDPFTTSLEDEEPMELSGSEEDLQQGALHFGRVRTSSTLSRLSRHSSKGGSPSVTYRFGSVGQDTQFCLWDLTDDVLYPRLPLSRALTNTFGPAIPASISGAINNTSGGSGGVVGGVEGHHHPTTSPHQPPAMPLPLPRSLSRSNSLPHPAVANVSKGQGAAEGGGGSGGGNSTPFSIGRFATLSLQERKSDKSGGAGGGGEKEHKRYHSLGNISKSNDKINVAPRSSRLDAAKVLGTTLCPRMNEVPLLEPLVCKKIAHERLTVLVFMDDCIITACQEGLICTWARPGKANLTAQNGNSPSGTVV